The proteins below come from a single Rosa rugosa chromosome 2, drRosRugo1.1, whole genome shotgun sequence genomic window:
- the LOC133734662 gene encoding uncharacterized protein LOC133734662 isoform X2, translating into MFLDCSTANSKSLYNIFFVFSYSFAGTWKEAVHRACFLTFASMFDILSTWTSDHLGENSQVDYQAMVAQLEHQFLLRRLSLGWWYYCQGERLKSLFGHFSWLLYPI; encoded by the exons ATGTTTCTAGATTGCAGTACTGCCAATAGCAAAAGTTTATACAATATATTCTTCGTGTTTTCTTATAGCTTCGCCGGCACATGGAAGGAAGCTGTTCACAGGG CTTGTTTTCTCACTTTTGCTTCCATGTTTGATATACTCTCAACTTGGACAAGCGATCACTTGGGAGAAAATTCTCAAGTG GATTACCAGGCTATGGTGGCACAGCTTGAACACCAATTTCTACTCAGAAGACTGTCCTTAGGCTGGTGGTATTACTGTCAA GGGGAGAGGCTGAAAAGCTTGTTCGGACACTTTTCATGGCTGCTATATCCTATCTAG
- the LOC133734662 gene encoding uncharacterized protein LOC133734662 isoform X1: MFLDCSTANSKSLYNIFFVFSYSFAGTWKEAVHRACFLTFASMFDILSTWTSDHLGENSQVDYQAMVAQLEHQFLLRRLSLGWWYYCQVGKVVLRHMNNFENQETWRGRG, encoded by the exons ATGTTTCTAGATTGCAGTACTGCCAATAGCAAAAGTTTATACAATATATTCTTCGTGTTTTCTTATAGCTTCGCCGGCACATGGAAGGAAGCTGTTCACAGGG CTTGTTTTCTCACTTTTGCTTCCATGTTTGATATACTCTCAACTTGGACAAGCGATCACTTGGGAGAAAATTCTCAAGTG GATTACCAGGCTATGGTGGCACAGCTTGAACACCAATTTCTACTCAGAAGACTGTCCTTAGGCTGGTGGTATTACTGTCAAGT GGGAAAAGTCGTCTTGAGGCACATGAACAACTTTGAGAACCAAGAGACATGGAG GGGGAGAGGCTGA
- the LOC133730678 gene encoding aluminum-activated malate transporter 2-like: MTSADFVDMENSSCGGGPFGRVVRWLKAVPERSWGKVLEAAREAKKLGEDDPRRIVHSFKVGLALTLVSLFFYYRPLYDGFGVDAMWAVLTVIVVFEFSVGATLGKGINRMLATLLAGALAVGVHHISTLWGGEVGEPILIAFFVFVVAASVTFMRFFPALKARYDYGMLIFILTFCLVSVSGYRETQVLDMAHKRLSTIAIGSCTPIMVCICICPVWIGVDLHNLVAGNMEKLGDFMEGFGFEYFIIKENGLSLSDNQSFLQQYKSVLSSKSLEETMANLARWEPGHGGFKFGHPWEKYLNVGSQTRQCAYKIEALNTYLNTDIQVPAEIRSKIQEPCIDICTESGKALKELAAALKKMTRSSSADSHIACSKAAVESLKLSLKRGIWKDANLLETIPSAAVASLLIEVVACVEKIAEAVHELASVAHFKTEQPQLLQEPVLSEEYHVAITIDRNSTEGLPKNGSSDGITTNV, translated from the exons ATGACTTCTGCAGATTTTGTTGATATGGAGAACAGCAGCTGCGGCGGAGGGCCTTTCGGTCGCGTGGTGCGGTGGCTGAAGGCGGTGCCGGAGAGGTCATGGGGTAAGGTACTGGAGGCGGCGAGGGAGGCGAAGAAGCTCGGGGAGGATGATCCGAGAAGGATTGTGCATTCGTTCAAAGTAGGGTTGGCTCTGACGTTggtgtctctttttttttactATCGACCGCTTTATGATGGCTTCGGTGTCGATGCAATGTGGGCTGTCTTGACCGTGATCGTTGTCTTTGAGTTCTCAGTTG GAGCAACCCTAGGGAAGGGTATAAATAGGATGTTGGCAACTTTACTGGCTGGTGCTCTAGCTGTTGGAGTTCATCACATATCAACTCTTTGGGGAGGAGAAGTCGGGGAGCCCATATTGATTGCATTTTTCGTCTTTGTTGTAG CTGCAAGTGTGACCTTCATGAGATTCTTCCCCGCATTGAAGGCAAGGTATGACTACGGGATGTTGATATTCATACTGACCTTCTGCTTGGTTTCGGTATCTGGCTACCGCGAAACGCAGGTACTAGACATGGCACACAAGAGGCTATCAACGATTGCGATAGGAAGCTGTACTCCTATTATGGTTTGTATTTGCATTTGCCCCGTGTGGATTGGAGTTGATCTCCACAATTTGGTTGCTGGTAACATGGAAAAGCTTGGGGATTTTATGGAAG GATTTGGATTTGAATACTTTATCATAAAAGAGAATGGGTTGTCATTAAGTGATAATCAATCTTTTCTTCAGCAATATAAAAGTGTTCTTTCATCAAAAAGCCTTGAAGAAACCATG GCTAACTTGGCAAGATGGGAACCAGGTCATGGCGGGTTCAAGTTCGGCCACCCATGGGAGAAGTATTTGAATGTTGGAAGCCAAACTCGGCAATGTGCTTATAAAATTGAAGCTCTTAACACTTACCTGAACACTGATATCCAA GTGCCCGCTGAAATTAGAAGCAAAATTCAAGAACCATGCATAGATATTTGCACCGAATCCGGAAAAGCATTGAAGGAATTAGCAGCAGCCCTCAAGAAAATGACTCGGTCATCATCAGCTGATTCCCACATTGCATGCTCAAAAGCTGCAGTTGAGAGCCTCAAGTTGTCACTCAAAAGAGGCATATGGAAAGATGCTAATCTGCTGGAAACAATACCATCTGCTGCGGTGGCGTCACTTCTTATTGAAGTCGTAGCTTGTGTTGAGAAGATTGCTGAAGCAGTTCACGAACTAGCATCCGTCGCACATTTCAAGACTGAACAACCACAATTACTTCAGGAGCCAGTGCTTTCTGAAGAATATCATGTTGCTATTACAATTGATCGTAATTCAACTGAGGGGCTACCCAAAAATGGAAGTTCAGATGGCATCACTACTAATGTTTAA